A genomic window from Bubalus bubalis isolate 160015118507 breed Murrah chromosome 11, NDDB_SH_1, whole genome shotgun sequence includes:
- the C11H15orf65 gene encoding uncharacterized protein C15orf65 homolog codes for MTECDWDKKSTSASNSDTEMKPELPPCVNPGNPVFSCMLDPKTLHTTTSLSKPKMIMYKTNSSNYGEFLPMPQFFPCYYTPREQVFSSHIRATGFYQNNTLNTAPDRTRTLDFPNFQHTL; via the coding sequence GATAAGAAAAGCACTTCAGCTTCAAATTCAGACACAGAAATGAAACCTGAACTGCCCCCCTGTGTGAATCCTGGCAATCCAGTGTTTTCATGTATGTTGGATCCAAAGACACTCCACACAACTACCTCACTATCAAAACCTAAGATGATCATGTATAAAACCAATTCAAGTAATTACGGTGAATTTTTACCTATGCCACAGTTTTTCCCCTGCTATTATACTCCAAGGGAGCAAGTATTTTCTAGTCATATCAGAGCGACtggattttatcaaaataatactCTAAACACTGCACCTGACAGAACAAGAACCCTTGATTTCCCTAATTTTCAACACACTCTATGA